One region of Pogona vitticeps strain Pit_001003342236 chromosome 1, PviZW2.1, whole genome shotgun sequence genomic DNA includes:
- the EIF3M gene encoding eukaryotic translation initiation factor 3 subunit M, whose amino-acid sequence MSVPAFIDITEEDQAAELRAYLKSKGAEISEENSEGGLHVDLAQIIEACDVCLKEDDKDVESVMNSVVSLLLILEPDKQEALIESLCEKLVKFREGERPSLRLQLLSNLFHGMDKNTPARYTVYCSLLKVASTCGAIQYIPTELEQVRKWISDWNLNTEKKHTLLRLLYDVLVDCKKSDNAAKVMVELLGSYTEDNASQARVDAHRCIVRALKDPNTFLFDHLLALKPVKFLEGELIHDLLTIFVSAKLASYVRFYQNNKDFIDSLGLLHEQNMAKMRLLTFMGMAVENKEISFDTMQQELQIGADDVEAFVIDAVKTKMVHCKIDQTQRKVVVSHSTHRTFGKQQWQQLYDTLNFWKQNLNQVKNSLLSLSDS is encoded by the exons ATGAGTGTCCCTGCTTTTATTGATATTACGGAGGAAGATCAG GCGGCAGAACTTAGGGCTTATCTAAAATCCAAGGGAGCAGAGATATCTGAAGAGAATTCAGAAGGTGGACTTCATGTTGACTTAGCTCAGATCATTGAAGCATGTGATGTGTGCCTAAAGGAAGATGATAAAG ATGTAGAAAGTGTGATGAACAGTGTAGTGTCTTTGCTTCTCATTCTGGAACCTGACAAACAAGAAGCTTTGATTGAAAGTCTCTGTGAAAAATTGGTTAAATTTCGGGAAGGTGAACGTCCATCTCTCAGGCTACAGCT GCTGAGCAATCTCTTCCATGGTATGGATAAAAATACCCCAGCAAGATACACTGTCTACTGTAGTCTCCTTAAAGTAGCCTCCACTTGTGGTGCTATACAGTACATTCCAACTGAGCTGGAGCAG GTTCGAAAATGGATTTCAGATTGGAATCTTAACACAGAGAAAAAGCATACTCTTCTTAGACTGCTATATGATGTGCTAGTGGATTGTAAGAAGAG TGATAATGCAGCAAAAGTAATGGTAGAGTTGCTGGGAAGTTACACAGAGGACAATGCTTCTCAGGCTAGAGTTGATGCTCACAG GTGTATTGTCCGTGCATTAAAGGATCCAAATACTTTTCTTTTTGATCATCTTCTGGCCTTAAAACCAGTCAAATTTTTGGAAGGAGAACTTATCCATGat CTTTTGACAATTTTTGTAAGCGCCAAGTTAGCATCTTATGTCCGGTTTTATCAGAACAACAAGGACTTCATTGACTCTCTCG GCCTGTTGCATGAACAGAACATGGCAAAAATGAGGCTGCTCACGTTTATGGGAATGGCAgtggaaaataaagaaatctCCTTTGATACTATGCAACAAGAGCTTCAGATTGGAGCTGATGATGTTGAAGCATTTGTTATTGATG CTGTAAAAACAAAGATGGTTCATTGCAAAATTGACCAGACACAGAGAAAAGTAGTAGTCAG TCACAGCACACATCGGACCTTTGGAAAACAACAGTGGCAACAACTGTATGACACACTTAACTTCTGGAAACAAAATCTGAATCAAGTGAAAAACAGTCTTCTTAGTTTGTCAGATTCCTGA